Proteins encoded by one window of Pseudorca crassidens isolate mPseCra1 chromosome 3, mPseCra1.hap1, whole genome shotgun sequence:
- the MOCS2 gene encoding molybdopterin synthase catalytic subunit isoform X2 produces the protein MSSLEINSSSFNQETKLPLSPPLVEDSAFESPGKDINEVEEKSKDIIKFTSEQLSVDEVSQLVISPFCGAISLFVGTTRNNFEGKKVVSLEYEAYLPMAENEVRKLCSDIRQKWPVKHIAVFHRLGLVPVSEASIIIAVSSAHRTASLEAVSYAIDTLKAKVPIWKKEMYEESSSSWKRNKECFWATDD, from the exons ATGTCGAGCTTGGAGATCAACTCCTCATCCTTCAATCAGGAGACGAAATTGCCATTATCCCCCCCATTAGTGGAGGATAGTGCTTTTGAGTCACCTGG gaaagatataaatgaagttgaagagaaatcaaaagatataataaaattcacATCTGAGCAACTTTCAGTAGATGAAGTCTCACAGCTGGTGATTTCTCCATTCTGTGGTGCAATATCCCTATTTGTAG gaacTACAAGGAATAACTTCGAAGGGAAAAAAGTCGTTAGCTTAGAGTATGAAGCATATCTACCAATGGcagaaaatgaagtcagaaaaCTTTGTAGTGACATTAGACAGAAATGGCCAGTCAAACACATAGCAGTGTTCCATCGGCTTGG cTTAGTTCCAGTGTCAGAAGCAAGCATTATCATTGCTGTGTCCTCAGCCCATAGGACTGCATCCCTCGAAGCTGTGAGCTATGCCATTGATACTTTAAAAGCCAAGGTGCCCATATGGAAAAAG GAAATGTATGAAGAATCATCATCATcttggaaaagaaacaaagaatgctTTTGGGCAACCGATGATTAA